The DNA segment AATGACCTGTGCCCAGAGATGCGTGTTGATCCCCAGACTTTCGACGTATTTGTTAACGGTGAGCTTGCAACCTGCGAGCCGGCTACTGAGCTGCCACTGACACAAAGGTATATGCTGCGATGAAAAATTTGGAGTTGTCACCATTGACGGGTCCGGCGAGAGTAGGTATCGGTGGGCCCGTAGGGTCTGGCAAGACCGCGCTTTTAGAAAGGCTGATTCCTGCTTTTCAGAAGCGGGGTATTGAGGTCGGCGTCATTACCAATGATCTGGTCACCACTGAGGATGCTGATAGATTGCGCAAAAGCGGCCTGATAGCCCCGGAGCGCGTGATGGCTGTGGAGGCCGGTGCATGCCCGCATACGGTGATTCGAGAGGATCCTACGCTTAATATCGAAGCGGCAGAAAGAATGGCAATCCAGTTTCCGGAACTGGAGATGATTATGATCGAAAGTGGTGGTGACAATCTAGCTTCTACCTTTTCGCTTGATTTGGTCGATCTGTGGATGTTCGTGATTGATGTTGCAGGCGGGGATGATATTCCACGAAAACGAGGGCCAGGAGTTTTGCAGAGTGACCTGCTGGTTATAAACAAAACCGATTTGGCACCCTACGTGGGTGTCAATTTGGACGCGATGTTAATAGAGGCGAAACGGGTTCGCCAGCAGCGGCCTGTTGTGTCCATTAATTGTAGAGCTGGAGAGGGTATTGACTATATCGTCGATTACCTCATCAGGAATCTGCTGTTCAAAAGTTCTGCAGCCTCAACTCAGGCTGCAAATTCTGACGAGTAACTCATGAATAGTCCTGTTGCATCGACAAATAAAACAGACCTTCCGCAAGTTGGAGAGAGACTGAAAACAGCGTCACTAACTCAATCCAGATGCGCTCGAGCGGCTCTAGAGTTCAAAGTCGATCCACGTGGCAAGACTTTCCTCGGCAGGCAACGAGCGGAGCACCCATTTCACCTGACGCGGCCCTTCGTGCTAGAGGGTGATCCTGACGGGATGATAACCCTGTATTTGCAATCTTCCTCAGGAGGGTTGTATCGAGGGGATGACCTCACGATGAACGTTGAGCTTAACTCACGTGCTCAGGTACATCTGACGACTCAGGCCAGTACAATTGTTCACCATACCCGAGGAGGAGAGGCGAAACAGTCCCTCGTTTTGAGTCTGGCGACGGGCAGTTACTGTGAATATATCCCAGACTCGACCATTCTATTTAGCGGCGCTTCTTTTTACTCTCGTATTCGCGCTAACCTTTCTCCAGGTGCACGTCTGCTTTTGGCTGACAGCTTTAGCTGGCATGACCCTCAGCTGACCGCAGCGTCTACATGTGGCGGCGAGCCTGACCTGGTATTTACTAGATACCATAGTGATATTGAAATTTACGACTCTGGTGGAAACGCTTTGGTTTTGGATCGGCTACGACTCGATGGTGAAACCGTTCTGGCAAAAAATTGTGGTATTCATGACAGGTACAAAGCTCAAGGATCACTGATCCTTATCCAGCCTGATTCACATGAGCCAATTCTGCATGCACTGAGAGAGCTGTTGTGCGAATTTCCGGGAAGTTACGCAGGTGCTTCAGTGTTGCCGCAGAGCTGCGGCATTTTGATCCGTTTTCTGGCTGAGGACGGAGTTGTTTTGAGGCGGCTGATTACGCAATGCTGGATTGTGCTTCGGCAAATTTTATTTAGCGGCATGCCGTCAATACGCAGGAAGTAGATGTCATCTTTTCCCAATCTTGACTCCTGAGTATTCAAGTAAACCTTCTTTTTTTGCTCCAGGACATTTTGGTAGCTTGCGAATGGCTGGCCGGATTTCCTAGCGTGTTTAACTCCGGATAGACTGACACGGAAGGGTTTTCGCCATAAGCGTCCGGCCATCACACCTTGCTAATGATCGCCGGAGTCCAGTTGTGCGGTAGCGACTCATCAATGGCGCTATTCTTTTGTGTCGGCAGTCTCGCCAGCACGTCTTTCAGGTAAGCATACGGTTCGTGCCCGTTGAGCTTGGCTGACTAGATTAATGTCATCACCGCAGCATTCCGCTGGCAACTTCTGAGTGAACCTGCGAACAGCCAGTTTGAACGTCCCAGCGCCCACGGACGTATCTGGTTTCCCATCCAGTTATTGTCGATAGGTACAGCGCCATCGTCTAGATAGCGCGTCAGCGCTTTCCAGCGTTTAAGATTGTAATCCAGGGCGTTGGCTGTGCCGGAGCCCTCCGGCAATTTCTGTCGGTGAGCCACCATCCATTGGTGCAATGCATCAGCAATGGGTCGGGCTTTTTCATTTCTGATGGATTGTCGCTTATCCGGTGGCAGGTCTTTGGTTTCTTGCTCGATCATATACAGTTGGCCGATGTATTCGAGAGCTTTTGCGGCCAACTCGCTTTTGTTGGCCTGGTGCAGATCGTAGAACTTACGCCGGGCATGGGCCATGCATCCGATTTCGTTGCCGAAGCCCGCTTTATAACCTGAGTAATCGTCGCAGACCAGCTTACCTTGCCAGTCTCCCAGCAAGGTGCGAGCGTGCTCGCCGGCGCGGCTTGGAGCGAACTTGTAAACCACCTCGCGGAGATCTGAGAATGGTGTCGTGCAGTAAGCCCAGACATAGGCTCGGTGGGTTTTCTTCTTGCCCGGGGCCGGCATGCTGAACGGTGTTTCGTCAGCGTGAAGGACGTAGTGTTGTAGTGAAACGTTTCTCAGTGCCCCCACCAAGGGCTGTAACTGCTCGCCGCAGGTTCCCACCCAGGCGGCCAGCGCGGGATCGTAAGACCGGCGCGACCGAAGATGCGTTCTTGGTGGTACAGAGGTAAATGATCGGATTACTTGGCCACTAGCACTTGGGCAAGTAATCCGGCGGTAGGGATGCCTTTATTAATGACCTGGGGTGGTACGGGAGCCTGGGTGAGGGTTTCGCATTGTTCGCAGGCCCACTTGCCCCGGATGTGGCGTTCCACCGTGAACTCGCCAGGTACGTAATCCAGCTTTTCACTGATGTTTTCACCGACACGCTTGAGCTGGAAGTCGCAGCGGCATTGAGTGTTCTCAGGCTCATGATGGATCAGGGTGCGGGGCAGTTCTGGCGGCAGCTGAGCCCGCTTGGGCTGTTTCTTAGGTGGGGTCGGTGCTTCATCGGCTGTTAGCTTACCGAGTTCGGCATCGATGGCGGCAAGGTCGCTATCGATAAGCTCATCCAGCAAGTTGCTCTGAACTGCGTCTAGTTGTTCGCTGCGTTGAGCGAATTTGTGACGTTTCAGGATCGCCACTTCGTGGGTCAGCTTTTCGATGACCGCATCACGGTGGATCAACGCCCGATCTTTGTTCTCCATGCAATCGAACAGATCCGCCGTCAAGGCGCGGAGTTGTTCGTTAGAGAGTTGATTAAGATCGGGGCGATGTGACATACCGAATAGTATGCCAAGCCCCGGCAACCATGACGATTCGCCATTCTGATGATGGTCTGGGTGGCCAGCTTGTGGTTACAGAACCGAGATGACGCCGGCGACACCCAGCCGCTGCCAGCGGTAGACCCTGAACCAAGGCAGATAAATGCTCATCGGTTAAACGCAACTGATCGCTGCGCCAGCGATTCACCCCAGTGGAACTTGCCACGATTCAGTCGGCGGGCGCAGAGCCAGATGCCTAAACCAACGGAGATCAACACTTTCATGCGATTACCTCGTTTGTTAGTAAACAGATAAGCGCAGTGGGGCCTGGCCGAGCCGAACACCTGAACGACACGCGCCAGCGCCGTATCTGGCCCGGCTCGCATGTCTAACGGTTCTGTGGCTAACCAG comes from the Marinobacter psychrophilus genome and includes:
- the ureG gene encoding urease accessory protein UreG; this translates as MKNLELSPLTGPARVGIGGPVGSGKTALLERLIPAFQKRGIEVGVITNDLVTTEDADRLRKSGLIAPERVMAVEAGACPHTVIREDPTLNIEAAERMAIQFPELEMIMIESGGDNLASTFSLDLVDLWMFVIDVAGGDDIPRKRGPGVLQSDLLVINKTDLAPYVGVNLDAMLIEAKRVRQQRPVVSINCRAGEGIDYIVDYLIRNLLFKSSAASTQAANSDE
- a CDS encoding urease accessory protein UreD; translated protein: MITLYLQSSSGGLYRGDDLTMNVELNSRAQVHLTTQASTIVHHTRGGEAKQSLVLSLATGSYCEYIPDSTILFSGASFYSRIRANLSPGARLLLADSFSWHDPQLTAASTCGGEPDLVFTRYHSDIEIYDSGGNALVLDRLRLDGETVLAKNCGIHDRYKAQGSLILIQPDSHEPILHALRELLCEFPGSYAGASVLPQSCGILIRFLAEDGVVLRRLITQCWIVLRQILFSGMPSIRRK
- the tnpB gene encoding IS66 family insertion sequence element accessory protein TnpB (TnpB, as the term is used for proteins encoded by IS66 family insertion elements, is considered an accessory protein, since TnpC, encoded by a neighboring gene, is a DDE family transposase.); the protein is MIRIDKIWLATEPLDMRAGPDTALARVVQVFGSARPHCAYLFTNKRGNRMKVLISVGLGIWLCARRLNRGKFHWGESLAQRSVAFNR